The following nucleotide sequence is from Actinomycetes bacterium.
GCGCAGGATGCCCTCGTCGCCGTCGATGAAGGTGATCCCGGACGAGCACGACGCCGTGTTGACGAACCCCGGGTCGAGCGTCACGTAGCCGGTGTCCTTGAGCAGCGTCGACACCTCGAGGCCCGACGGCCCCTCGGTCGCCCCCGTCACCGGGAGGGGCAGCTGACCACCGGGGTGCTTGAGCTCGAAGTCGGCCATGGGCAGGTCATTTCCCTTCGATCGTAACGCGCACACCACTCTCCCAGACCGGCCGGCGACGGCGACCAGGCGGGCACCCGAGTCCGGATCGGCTCCGGTCCGCCCCGGCGGCGAACCCGGAGACGGCGTCACGCCCGACTATGGCGCTCCGCGCTGCGGCTCCACCACGGTGACGCCTGCCGGATATCCGGGCTCCCCCATCGCCGTCAGCGCGTCACCGGCCTCGTCGAGGCCGATCCGCCGGGTGACCAGGAGGTCCGGCCGGAGGCGCCCGGCCGCGACGAGGCCGAGGAGGGCCGGGTAGTCGTGCGCCGCCATGCCGTGGCTGCCGACCAGCTCAAGCTCCAGCGCGATCACCCGGGCCATCGGGACCGCCGGGTGGCCGAGGTCGGGCGGCAGCAGGCCCACCTGCACGTGCCGGCCGCGGGTGCGCAGGCACTTCACCGACGCGGCGCAGGTGTCGTGGCTGCCCAGGGCGTCGAGCGACAGGTGGGCGCCGCCGCCGGTCGCGGCGCGCACCGCCGTCACCGCGTCGCCCTGCGCGGCGTCCACGGTGACCTCGGCGCCGAACTGCCTCGCCAGCTCGAGGGCCCTTTGCGCCACGTCGACCGCCACCACCCGCGCGCCGGCCGCGACCGCGACCATCACGGCGGACAGGCCGACCCCGCCGCACCCGTGCACCGCCACCCACTGCCCGGGCTGCACCCGGCCCTGTGCCACCACGGCACGGTGGGCGGTGGCGACGCGGCAGCCGAGCCCGGCAGCCGCGGCCGCCTCGACCTCGTCCGGGAGCCCGACCAGGTTGACGTCGGCGTGGTCCAGCGCCACCAGCTCGGCGAACGAGCCCCAGCCGGTGAAGCCGGGCTGGGTCTGACGCTCGCAGACCTGGTGGTTGCCGGTGAGGCACTGCTCGCAGCTGCCGCAGGCGCAGACGAACGGCACGGTGACCCGCTGGCCGGGCCGCCACCGGGTGACCGACGTCCCGACCTCGTGCACGGTCCCGGCCAGCTCGTGGCCGGGCACGTGCGGCAGGGCGATGGTCCGGTCGTGGCCGGCCCAGGCGTGCCAGTCGCTGCGGCACAGCCCGGTCGCCTCCACCCGGACGACGACGCCGTGCTCGGCCGGGACCGGGTCGGGGACCTCCTGGACGACCGGCCGGGCGCCGTACTCCTCGAACACCACTGCTCGCATGGCCCGATCATCCCCGCCGGGCATCATGGGACCGGGACCCGGAC
It contains:
- a CDS encoding zinc-dependent alcohol dehydrogenase family protein — its product is MRAVVFEEYGARPVVQEVPDPVPAEHGVVVRVEATGLCRSDWHAWAGHDRTIALPHVPGHELAGTVHEVGTSVTRWRPGQRVTVPFVCACGSCEQCLTGNHQVCERQTQPGFTGWGSFAELVALDHADVNLVGLPDEVEAAAAAGLGCRVATAHRAVVAQGRVQPGQWVAVHGCGGVGLSAVMVAVAAGARVVAVDVAQRALELARQFGAEVTVDAAQGDAVTAVRAATGGGAHLSLDALGSHDTCAASVKCLRTRGRHVQVGLLPPDLGHPAVPMARVIALELELVGSHGMAAHDYPALLGLVAAGRLRPDLLVTRRIGLDEAGDALTAMGEPGYPAGVTVVEPQRGAP